GCAAATATTCAGATACTCAGAAAGATGCAGGAAGCATTAATAGAGGACGGAGTTGTGGTCATGGGCGACAAGTTTGATAAAGATGGCACTGTTATCGGGCGTGAGCTCAAGGTCCATCCGGCAATCCCATATCTTGCAAAGCTTACAGAGGCGCTCGGCTTTACTCCGAAGGATCTGAATATTACTCCAAGAGAGCTGGCAAAGGAGAAACAGGGCGATAAGTTCCATAAGACCCTTGCTGAGATGATGAGCGGAGTTCCAAGGAAAGAGGATAAAGAATGAATCCTCAGGTAATGGAGCCTATTGAGCTTGCTGATCTTAAAAAAGGGATACGTGTTCCTGAAGTTGATTTTGAGAAGTGGCTGCAAGCTCACGACTGGACATGGCATCAGCTCGCAAGGAACGAATTCCCTATGCCGTTTGAAAGCCTTGATCAATTCCAATTAGCCTGTATATGTGCAGATCCTGTCTTATGGGTGCAGGCATTTCTGAGAGAGCCTGAGGATCCTGACCACAAGGAACCTTACAACCTTTTTGATTATCAGATAGAGTCACTGAGATATCCCGGGCATGCTATTCATGCTGATGCTGCCGAGGTTGGTAAAACAAGAGAGATCGTTGCCCTTGGTCTTCAGAAAGGGTTTACCACGCAAAACGGCTCCGGTCTGATCGGAGCTCCGATGCAGTCTCACCTTGACGAGATCATCGAGGCGATGGATGACCAGTTTACCTGGAACCCTGATCTTGGAGCCTGTAGGTGGCACAGACGCCATAAGGACGGCTGGAAGAAACACCCGCATCATGCTTTTTACTTTACAAATGGTTTCAAGATCGATTTCAAGCCTTCAGGCGACAAAGGAATGGCATACAGGGGAGTGCATGCAAGGACCTTTGCATTTAAGGATGAAGGAGTGAAGGACAAAAACCCTGCGCAGTGGTCTGAGTTCTGGAGGGCGGTAAAGCCAAACTGTATCGTCAGGCTTTATTCCGTGCTGGATGGTGACCGCTCCTGTGATTTCTATAAGCTCAAAGAGAGAGCAAAGAGCACGAAGAAGGAAGAGGAGATGAAGATCGATTCCTTAAAAGGCGCACAGGGGCATGTGAAGAATATCAAATTCAAGCTCTTTGTATGGCCAAAGACATTAATGCCGGTACCGTACTGGACCCCTGAGAGGAAACAGTTCTATGTTGAGCAGTACGGCGGAGAGGACTCTGCCGGTTACAAACACAATGTCATGGCGCAGGACGGCGATCCTGAGAACTCTGTCTTCCCATGGACACAGTTCGGCCTCACGATCAAGGATGTCCCGGATTATCGATGTCTTAAGGTTCTTGTTGATTCAGGCAACAATGAGGTCATTGTTAACGGCTATAAGTGCGAGTATGTCCCAGGTGATGACGGTCCGGTGCCGAGGGTGATATCTCTTATTGATGAAACATACAAGGCATCGACCTTCTTTGATTTTAATGATGATAACGAATCGGAGTTCAGAAAGCTGATCAAGAGCTTTTTTATCTCGATCCCCGGCCTTAAGCGCGGCGGCGGTGACTTTGGTTTCAGCGGTGATCCTACTGAGTTATTAATAAAGAGCATCATCGGGAAAAAGGAACGGACAGTCGCACGTCTTCAGCTGAAGCATGTTACATATGACCAGCAATGCCAGGCGATTGATGCCATGGATGATGTTTACGGCCCCATCGAATCGATAATGTGGGGAACTGACTTTGGCAATGCCGGTTCAGCTGTTACTCATATACTTCAGGGTGAGCCCAGATACAGGCATAAGAATTACAGTCACAGGTTGAAAGGTTTTATGTTTGAATCAACGGCTGACAATATCAATGAGGCCGGCGAGCCGATAATCGAGACAAAGACACAGAAGCCGGCAACGATAACGCTCAAGGAACTGGCAACAGATATCCTGGTCCAAAAGATGCAAAGGCAGGAGCTTGAATATCCTCCTGACCCTGATATGGTTTTGTTTTACCCAAACCATACGGTCAGACAGGGAGGAAAGCACCGCATATACAAAAAAGAAGATGATCATATTATTGACGCTGACAGGGTGCAGATATTGGCAAAGCTCTTTTCGGCAATGGTGGAAGACTATTTTTCATCCGGGAGTAATGTCCGATGATATTAAAAGCAGACGGCACGATCTATGAGAGTAAAGCCGCGCCTGATGGAATAATCGCTATCTCACAGTTACGTCATAGCAGCCCTCAGGGTCCCATGACCGACTGGTTTAATAATTATGTCTTCAGAAAGATAGCAGGCGAGTTTTATGAGGTGCTCAGGGAAGGTATCCCAATAATTGATGCCGCCATTTCGCGGCTCATATCTCTTGAGGGGACGATCAAGATAATCGGGGATAATGCGCAGCTTGTCAGAGAGCTTGAGGATTTTCATCGGAACATTCCTGTTGGTGATATGCAGACCGGCATAAATGCATTCCACAGAAATATGTCTAATGAGAAGTTTGAACAGGGCTTTGCTCTTCCTGAGATCGTAGCGACAAAAGACCTTAAAGATGTTCAGGAACTCAGGGTGCCTGACAGCAAGTATATTATCTTCAGGAGAAACAAAGACGGCAGATCTGAACCCTGGTACCGTTATCCCGGAGACTCCCCTGCGCGGAGGCCGCAATATTATTCAACGCCTCTTAATATTATTCAGGAGATACTTACCGCCTCATACGGGCAGGCCGTTAATATTAACGGTGTAAATGAGGTGAAGCTGAATCCTGCCAATAAGATATATTTCTCCATGAACAATGAGAATACAGACCCGCACGGGGTATCTCTGATGCGCTCAATGGAGTTTTGCGCGAATATCCTTGTGACTCTTGAGAATGCGATGAAGAACTCAGGCGACCGCTTTGGAGATCCTTCTTACCATATTCATTTGAAAGGCGCGAAGGCCGGCAACCAGACGGAGGTGGAGAGCAGAAGAAAGAAGCTTGAAGCAGATTTTACAACGGTCATAGAGACAAAGAGAGCGGGGCAGAGCGCTGATCTTGTTACAGCCGGAAGCGCAGATTCAGACGTCAGTGTATCTGTGATAGGACATGACGGACAGCTATTTAATTTTATGATACCGATCCGTCATGCAAGCGAGCAGATACTTGCAAAGACAGGCCTTGCCGCGTGGAGCGTCGGGCTTTATTGGGGCGGAGCCGGAGGTAAAGCAAACATTGAGGCAGAGATGATGCTTGCCGATGCAAAGGTCAGAGGGGCAGAGATGCTCCCCGGATACATAAAGCTTTTTTCCACCTTCCTTCAATTAAGAGGCTATACATGGAAGAGCATTACTACTTCAGAGGATAAACCCGGGGACTGGGGTGTGGTCTTTGAAACTCCAAACATCCGCGACCTCGTCACAACAGCACAGGCAAGATTCCTAAATGCACAGGCAGATATGATGCAGAATAATGCCGGCATGATAGAAATCAACAGTCAAGCAAGCGTTGAAATAGGCGGCAATAAGTATCCGATAATAAAGGGTAAAACATGTGGATGTAAAAGCTATGCCGGCAAGGAATTTAAACGTCCCTTGTTTTGGCCTGACCTTGATGATCTTGAAACAAAATATGAGACAAAACTAAAAGATAAGTGGCGTGATTTTGAGAACAGGTCATACAGGATATTAAGTATCGACATGGAAGAGGTCATAAAATCTCCCGACAAATTTATTTTTACTGAGATACAAAAGAAGGATCTTGAGAAGGCGCTCGATAAATACTTAAAAGGTTTAAAGCTTGATGACCTTCCTTATTATTATGGGCAGGCTTATTCACTCGGCTTGATAGCAGCTGCTTATGTGGTTCAGAAAGAGGATGAAGGGTTTGACCTGAAAGATATAGATTCTATTCCTCCGCAGTCATCAATTGCGGCAGTCCCGATTCTGGACATCATAAAGAATAGAGAGATATTTGAAGATATTGTCAATTCCGGTTTTGATCTTGTAAAGGACAAAGCCACCAGCCGGATCAAGGATGAGATCATTACAGAGATAGAGAGCGCGGTAGCAGCGGGTAAAAATCCAAAGGAAGTGGCATCAATACTTAAGGGTAAATTCAGCGATGCCAATTCAGACTGGGAGCGCCTTGCACGGAGTGAACTCTCCATGGCGGCAGAAAGGGCGAAGCTCGACGAATGGGGTGAGTGGGAGATTAAAGAGGTGGAGTTCGCTCCTGCACCTGATGCCTGCCCGATATGCAGGGCGCTTGCCGGTGATTATCCGATAGCGGACTGTCCGATACCGGTCAAAGATACACATCCAAGATGCCGGTGCAGCACAAGGCCTGCGGAGAGCGAAACGAGATAAAGGATAAGTGGAGCTATGAGATCAACCTTGAAGACGGGGAACTATACATAACCACTGGAGGATAATGTGTCTGATACCTATGTAACAGAGGAACGGTTTAAGGATTATAAATTAGCAGTAGAAAAACTTTGTGATACAAAACACAGCCCTCTTGGAAAAGATGTTGAATGCTTATTCGATAAACTTCGCGATAAAGCGGAGAAGAGCGATCTTGATAAAAAAGCAGATCAGACGGAGGTGGAAGGTTTGAAGGATAACGTCAAGAGTATTGATAGAAAATTCTGGGCGGTGATTCTTTTAGTGATCACAACGCTTATAGCTGTAATTCTCAAGTAATGAAGATCGGTAATGGAATAAAAGAAGTTGGGCTCAATGACATCTGTTGCAGATGCCGTGAGGTAAGTACCTGCCCCGATCTTGAAGCGATGAAGGAATTACCGATAGTGAAGATATTATTTATGATCATCTGTAATAAAAAGGGGACTGATGAATAAAGGAGGATGCTGATATGGTATTGAGTGTATTCGGGACAGTGTTCGGGTTTTTGACTTCATTCGCACCTAATCTGCTGAAGTTCTGGCAGGATAAGCGGGATAAAGACCATGAGCTGAAAGTGATGGAGCTGCAGATGCAGGCTCAGGCTCAGGGACACATGGAAAGGCTTGAGGAGATTAATGCCGAGGCTGACATCGCAGAGAGCAAGGCGCTCTATCAATCTGCTCAGGTTACATTATCCGGTGTCAGCTGGGTTGATGCGACACTTACCTTTCTTAATTCCAGCGTACGCCCGATTATTACATATTCATTCTTTGGAGTTTACACATGGGTGAAGGCGGAACAGTATGCAGTTGCAAATGATATTTCAAAGGTCTGGACAGCAGAAGACATGGCGATCTTTTGCACGATTATCAGTTTCTGGTTCGGGTCACGGAGCATGAGGTACTATTTTGGCAAGAAGTCATAGAAAGACAACGCCAGCGGGGCGAAAGTTGATTAAGGATTTTGAGCAGTTTTCAACAACGCCTTATATCTGCCCGGCTGGTTATTGGACAATAGCATTCGGGCATTTAATAAGAAAAGGTGAAGTTTTCACATCTGTAACAGAAGAAGAGGGAGAGGCGATACTGGAAAAGGATTTATATACAGCAGAGAGGGCTGTCCTGAGATTAATAAGCGTGCCATTATCAGACTCACAGTTTGATGCTCTTGTATCATTTGTTTTTAACCTTGGCTCCGGCGCTTTACAGAGCAGCACGTTAAGAATGAAGATCAATCGCGGCGAATATTCTGCGGAAGTGGCGGTGCAGTTTATGCGATGGGTTTATGCCGGAGGGCGGAAATTAAATGGTCTTATTCGCAGGCGCCGGGCTGAGGCCGATATGTATTGCATGTCGGCAAATATGGGATTAAAACAGGCGGCATAAATGGAGATGTTTCAAAGTAATTAAAAAAGTGACACGCTGTGGCGTGAACTTTTCTTTTAAAGCTGTTATAAATTAAGCAATGAAAGAAAAGAAGCCCGCTGAATTACCTAATGTACGGTGCAAAAAATGCGGGAAGCTATTATTCAAAGGAGAGTTTACAGAGATAGAGGTCAAATGCCCCCGCTGCAATTTCTTACAGACCTTCAGGGGTGCTCAAGCACTTAAGAAAGCAAGCTAATACACCATAACCTAAAGAGGCACATGATGCCCGGTTCTCTGCTTAACAGTGGGGAAGCCGGGCATTTTTTATTATGGCAGACAAAAAAGGGAAGACAGACAAGATAACGCAGAAGACTTCAGATGATGCTCTGAAGGATTTTAAAAGATCCGGGATTGAAGGAACAAAGAGCAGATGAAGATCACAAAAAATAAGATCCTTAAATCATTCGGCGCCAAAGCGGTTATAACCACTCCTGACGATACTCAGCTTGCGATCATAAACGGATTTACAAAGAGGGTATTTACGGCTGATGAGCTTTATGTGTCCCAGATACGTCTTGCTAATAATGCCATTGACCGTGACGGGGAGCGTTTCAGTGATGAGACACTACAGGGGTTTATCGATTCCGCAGTAAAGAAGACCTGGCTGCTTGATCATGATAAGAAGGTCAGGTCAGCGATAGGCAAGATCTTCGCAGTTGAGAAAGAGAGTATGACCATAGAGGATGCGAAGAAGATCGACGAGAACATCGAACTTCCAGCAGGCATGAAGGAAGTTATCTTTTTCTCTCCATGGATATACATTCCGAAGAAAGGCATTAGCGATCAGGACCTCATTAAGATCGAGGCCGGTATCTATGACTTTGCTTCAATAGGATTCAGCGCCGACAAGCTGGCTCCGGTCAGGGATGATGAGGAGAATATCCTTTACTGGGAATACAAGGGTGCGGGAAAGACAAATGAGGGCTCTTATGTTTATCTCGGGGCACAATATGGCGCAGCTTCAAAGACAGCTGATGACGATAAATTCAAGCATGAGAAACAAGGAGGAATTGAAAAGATGAAGGACCTTATCAAGAAGTTTAAGGAGATTTTCCAGAAGACCCTTTCAGAAGACGGATATATTCAGGAGATCGTTGATTTCGTCAAAGGGTTGAAGGACGAGATAACTGCAAAAGAGACAACGATATCTGATCATGAAAAGAAGATCAAGGAGCTTGGGCCGATGGCTGAGATCGGGCAGAAGGTGAAGGACAAGCTTGTTGAAGACGCAGTTCATTCCTCTACGCTTTTAGGCGAGATTGATAACACGGACGATGCCAAGAAGAAAGAGACAGATTACCTCAAAGGTTGTTCCTTTGACCGCCTTCAAAAGACGCATGACAGCCTTTTGTTTAGGGCAAAAGAGAAGTTTCCAACAGACCCGGCATTTCAGTCAAAGGACAATGAAGACAGGGATAAAACCAAATCCCCTGCCGGCAGCAGCGGAGGGGAGAGCCCTCTAATAAAGAACGCAAAAGAAAGAGCAGGAATAACTGACAAATAAAGTAAGGAGGCCATTGCAATGAAGCTGACAAAAAGAGAGAAGAGGAAGTTTTCACTTATGGGGTTGATCGTGATTACCCTCATCATGGTTATGGGGATCGGGATTGTCGGAGTGGTTGCGCCTAAAGCGCTTGCCGTTTTGCCGCTTATAGGTATCGCACTTGGGATTGCCTATGCAGAGGGCAATTATCTGAGCGATGTTTTACTGAAGGAGGCTGATGATAGGGTCTCCCGGGAGAAAGTGACGGTCATATCAGGACAGAATCTTTTAATCGGCGCAATAGTCGGGAAGATCACAAAAGCGCTTGGGGCGATCACAGCTGATGCAGACAACACCGGTAATGGAACATGTACAGGCGTTACGATGGGGGCTGACGCATTGCTCGGCACTTATACGATTGAATGCATTACTGCTGTTGAAAATGGCGGGAAATTCAAGGTTATAAACCCACTCGGCAATGCCTTGCCGGATGCAACTGTTGCAGTTGCTTATGTGAACGATCAGATTAATTTTACAGTCAATGACGGAGCCACGGACTTTATCGTTGGTGATAAGTTCACTATCGTTGTTGGTGCCGGCAGCGGGAAGGTCACACAGCTTGCTCCTGCCGCGATTAACGGCTCACAGAATGCTTACGGCATGCTGACATCTGCGATTGATGCAAGTTCCGCAGATGTGGAAGGAGTAGCTATCGTCAGAGATGCCGTGCTAAAGAGTTTGGGTATCGTATGGCCGGCGGGCATAACGGAACCACAAAAGGCTGCTGCATTGGCAGAGCTTGAAGCAAAACTTGTTACCACAAGGGAGGGGGTATAAACCATGTTTGTCAACTTAGCGAAAGATCCTGCATTTAATGTCGCCTCACTTTCACAGGCGATAAACATCCTGCCGAATAACTACGGCAAAGTGAGAGAGATGAACCTCTTCCCGTTCAAGGGAGTGAGGACGAGAGTTATATATGTTGAAGAACAGAATGGCGTTCTCAACTTATTGCAGACACAGCCGATCGGGGCGCCGGGAGATGCCGGAATAAGCGGCAAGCGTAAAGTGAGGTCATTTGTAATACCTCATATCCCGCATGACGATGTTGTGCTTCCTGAAGAAGTTGAAGGCGTCAGGGCATTCGGCGCTGAACAGGATGTGCTCAAGACCATAGCAGATGCAGTCAATGAGAAACTTCAGAGCATGAAGAATAAGCATTCCATAACGCTTGAGCATCTGCGCATGGGTGCTCTCAAGGGGATAATCCTTGATGCCGACGGTTCAACCCTCTACAACCTCTATACCGAGTTTGAGATAGAGGCCAAGGAGATAGATTTTGTTCTCGGCACTGCAACCACAAAGGTCATCAACAAGTGCAATGAGCTTGCGAGACATCTTGAAAAGAATCTTAAGGGTGAGGTCATGAACGGAATACATGCCTTCGTGTCTCCTGAGTTCTTTGACAAGCTGACGAATCATGCGACAGTCAAAGAAGCATATGCCAGATGGCAGAACGGCGAGGCGCTCCGGTCTGACATGAGAAAGGGTTTCAGGTTCGGCCCGATCATGTTTGAGGAGTATATCGGTGAAGCGACCGACAAGGCCGGTAACGTAAGGAAGTTCATCACGGCTGAAGAAGGGCATGCGTTCCCGACAGGGACGAATGACACATTCAAGACCTTCTGTGCTCCTGCTGACTTTAATGAGACCGTCAATACCATTGGCCAGCCGATCTACGCCAAGATCTCAGAGCGTAAGCATGGGAGAGGCTATGATCTCCATACACAGAGCAACCCGCTGCCGCTCTGTGCAAGGCCGGGAGTCCTTGTGAAGGTCAAGTCAAGCAATTAATAAACTCAGAAAAGATCGCTGAAAGGGGCGGGCGGTTTACCGCCTGCCCTTTTTTATTGAGGATTAAATGGCATATTGCAATGAAGATGACATAAAGAAACGTATTCCCGAACAGGTAATTATTGAGCTTACTGATGACAACTCCGCCGATGAAATTGATCCAGTAAAGGTCTTAGATGCCATAGCGTCGGCTGAAGGAGAAATCAATGGTTATCTGAGGTCCAGATACACACTCCCGCTCTTGTCGATACCGGACCTTATAAGAAAGCTGTCAGTTGATATCGCTATCTACTATCTTTATGCTCGCAAGGTCGAGGAGATACCTGACACCCGGAGGACGATGTATAAGGACGCTATTAATACATTACAGTCCATTGCAGCCGGAAGAGTAGTGCTTGATATTGTCGAAGAAGATGATGTGCCTGATCCGGACTTTACATCAGGGGTCGTTAAATCAACCCACTTTGGTAAATTATGCTGATTTTAAAATTTGTCATAGATGACAAAAATCTTAACCATAAGCTGGACAGGATGAAGATGGGTATTCCTGCGGCTATTCAGTCAGGCATTGAGAAAGCCACTAAGAAAATTCATAGAGAAGCGCATAAAAATCTATCAGGCGCAGGAGCAAAGTCAAGGATCACAGGGAAGGCTGTCAAGGAAAATGGCAAATGGAAGATAAAAGGGCGCAAGAACATTCCGCAATCAATCCCGGGCGGTGGATGGCCTGTGCCGGTCAGAACAGGATGGCTAAGACAGATGCTTTATTTTCTTCTACCTGGAGAGACTTCTGGCAATGGAGGCCTGACAGTTACAGCCGGGCACTTTGAAGGGGTTGTTTATAACGCGGCAGAGTACGCAGATGTCATACATGAGGGAAGAGGATCGTCAAGAAAGTTTGGTAAGCGGCCGTTTATAACGCAGGCCGCGAATTTAAACCTCGGAAGCTTCATCGAATCTGAGATTGACAAGGTAACTGACTAATGTCGATAGATTTTGTTCAGGTTGAAGACAAGGTAATCGCTGAGCTTAAGGCAAATATGAAATACCTTAAAAATGTCGAGTCATATGCCGGCCAGCTCGCATCTGAGATAGATAAACTTGTGGGGAACTTCCCAGCTGTTTATGTGGCTTACGGCGGGTCAAAACTCGAATGGGTTGACGGGACTGTTTATAACGATCTTCCTGACTTCGATATTATCGTCGTTTCCAAAAACTTCAAGGGCGGTGAGGCCCGGCGGAAGGATACTAACGGCTGTTACGACATGATCAAAGACGTCCTGAAATATTTGACCAATCAGGACTTCGGGATGGATATCGAGAAGCTGAAGCCGGTTGATGTGACACTTTTATTAAGCACACACCTGGCGACAGCTTATAAC
The sequence above is a segment of the Thermodesulfovibrionia bacterium genome. Coding sequences within it:
- a CDS encoding head decoration protein; this translates as MKLTKREKRKFSLMGLIVITLIMVMGIGIVGVVAPKALAVLPLIGIALGIAYAEGNYLSDVLLKEADDRVSREKVTVISGQNLLIGAIVGKITKALGAITADADNTGNGTCTGVTMGADALLGTYTIECITAVENGGKFKVINPLGNALPDATVAVAYVNDQINFTVNDGATDFIVGDKFTIVVGAGSGKVTQLAPAAINGSQNAYGMLTSAIDASSADVEGVAIVRDAVLKSLGIVWPAGITEPQKAAALAELEAKLVTTREGV
- a CDS encoding lysozyme — its product is MARSHRKTTPAGRKLIKDFEQFSTTPYICPAGYWTIAFGHLIRKGEVFTSVTEEEGEAILEKDLYTAERAVLRLISVPLSDSQFDALVSFVFNLGSGALQSSTLRMKINRGEYSAEVAVQFMRWVYAGGRKLNGLIRRRRAEADMYCMSANMGLKQAA
- a CDS encoding major capsid protein — its product is MFVNLAKDPAFNVASLSQAINILPNNYGKVREMNLFPFKGVRTRVIYVEEQNGVLNLLQTQPIGAPGDAGISGKRKVRSFVIPHIPHDDVVLPEEVEGVRAFGAEQDVLKTIADAVNEKLQSMKNKHSITLEHLRMGALKGIILDADGSTLYNLYTEFEIEAKEIDFVLGTATTKVINKCNELARHLEKNLKGEVMNGIHAFVSPEFFDKLTNHATVKEAYARWQNGEALRSDMRKGFRFGPIMFEEYIGEATDKAGNVRKFITAEEGHAFPTGTNDTFKTFCAPADFNETVNTIGQPIYAKISERKHGRGYDLHTQSNPLPLCARPGVLVKVKSSN
- a CDS encoding Com family DNA-binding transcriptional regulator, which translates into the protein MKEKKPAELPNVRCKKCGKLLFKGEFTEIEVKCPRCNFLQTFRGAQALKKAS
- a CDS encoding DUF1834 family protein, which translates into the protein MSIDFVQVEDKVIAELKANMKYLKNVESYAGQLASEIDKLVGNFPAVYVAYGGSKLEWVDGTVYNDLPDFDIIVVSKNFKGGEARRKDTNGCYDMIKDVLKYLTNQDFGMDIEKLKPVDVTLLLSTHLATAYNIKFQTNFDIVYE
- a CDS encoding DUF1320 domain-containing protein, whose translation is MAYCNEDDIKKRIPEQVIIELTDDNSADEIDPVKVLDAIASAEGEINGYLRSRYTLPLLSIPDLIRKLSVDIAIYYLYARKVEEIPDTRRTMYKDAINTLQSIAAGRVVLDIVEEDDVPDPDFTSGVVKSTHFGKLC